In a single window of the Azospirillum sp. B510 genome:
- a CDS encoding YoaK family protein — MAPPASPVPAPLPWLLMLLSVTTGLVDATSVLGLDKVFTANMTGNIVFLGFAAAGRPGFDIAPYLTAICAFLVGALIAGRTGKAHAGRPLRRWLLSAAAIEAGLLWAAAGLAWLRQDGGVSPASFYGIILLTALAMGFRNATIRQLKVPDLTTTVLTLTLTGLAADSRLAGGADTNWGRRVGSVVAIFVGAAIGATLVSNSGLAAPLLLAGALGLVGTAASALHPAVATQTAA; from the coding sequence ATGGCCCCGCCCGCCTCCCCCGTCCCGGCTCCCCTGCCCTGGCTGCTGATGCTGCTGTCGGTGACGACCGGGCTGGTTGACGCCACCAGCGTGCTGGGGTTGGACAAGGTCTTCACCGCCAACATGACCGGCAACATCGTTTTTCTCGGTTTCGCCGCCGCCGGCAGGCCGGGTTTCGACATCGCTCCCTATCTGACGGCGATCTGCGCCTTTCTCGTCGGCGCCCTGATCGCCGGGCGCACCGGCAAGGCGCATGCCGGCCGCCCGCTGCGCCGCTGGCTGCTCAGCGCCGCCGCCATCGAGGCCGGGCTGCTGTGGGCCGCCGCCGGGCTCGCGTGGCTGCGCCAGGATGGCGGGGTTTCGCCGGCCAGCTTCTACGGCATCATCCTGCTGACCGCGCTGGCGATGGGCTTCCGCAACGCGACGATCCGCCAGTTGAAGGTGCCCGACCTGACCACCACGGTGCTGACCCTGACGCTGACCGGGCTGGCGGCGGATTCGCGGCTGGCCGGCGGGGCCGACACCAACTGGGGGCGCCGCGTCGGCAGCGTGGTCGCGATCTTCGTCGGCGCCGCCATCGGCGCCACCCTGGTCAGCAACAGCGGGCTGGCGGCGCCGCTGCTGCTGGCCGGGGCGCTGGGGCTGGTCGGCACCGCCGCCAGCGCGCTGCATCCCGCCGTGGCGACGCAGACAGCCGCCTGA
- a CDS encoding DoxX family protein: MTIRDLERPAEHIVDRILDWDGTWFLARLALVGAYLLGGLVKLTDWPGAVAEQAHFGLTPPALWAALTILVELVGPLLILLDRALWLGAGALAVFTVLAALIANDFWTMAGPERFMATNAFFEHIGLVGGFALAAIISRMRRRLGR; encoded by the coding sequence ATGACCATCCGCGACCTCGAACGCCCGGCGGAACATATCGTCGACCGCATCCTCGATTGGGACGGCACCTGGTTCCTGGCCCGGCTGGCGCTGGTCGGGGCCTATCTGCTGGGCGGTTTGGTGAAGCTCACCGACTGGCCGGGCGCCGTCGCCGAGCAGGCGCATTTCGGCCTGACCCCGCCGGCCCTGTGGGCGGCCCTGACCATCCTGGTCGAGCTGGTCGGCCCGCTCTTGATCCTGCTGGACCGTGCGCTGTGGCTCGGCGCCGGCGCGCTCGCCGTCTTCACCGTTCTGGCGGCGCTGATCGCCAATGATTTCTGGACGATGGCGGGACCGGAGCGCTTCATGGCCACCAACGCCTTTTTCGAGCATATCGGGCTGGTCGGCGGCTTCGCGCTGGCCGCGATCATCTCGCGGATGCGCCGCCGCCTCGGCCGCTGA